The following coding sequences are from one Microbulbifer sp. TB1203 window:
- a CDS encoding hemagglutinin repeat-containing protein produces MHRITISTKDFSKPASRGMRALTLLLCLQLILPANLLAEVVVDKSAEKEKQAEVERAANGVEMVNITAANQRGVSHNKYEKFNVDASGLILNNDAGIHQSQLGGQVAGNNNLAQSGSASLILNEVTQANRSSLKGHIEISGRAAELVIANPYGITCAGCGFINTPRATLTSGVPRLQDGQLTGFDIRSGEVAMEGSGLDASGLNNLDIWARSIKLSAPLLASDLSLIAGVNRVAYGDRQVSLLSSSGEKPQLAIDASALGAIQANRIFMLATEQGVGVRSRADMSSAGDFTLTADGRIQLSSAVAGEDARIQSSGQLSVDERLYGAQVSISAQKTANSGMIAAESSLSIEGAELQNNGSLLAGIDRQGEAVAGGVLEVRVSDSLGNSGLVAAENVQLHSAIIENRSGEIQADELLSLSGQTLDNSGGEIYALGGGHTQLTFDQVANRKGVIQSNSERLSLFVKDSLDNSGGKLLHFGEGLLALNVGAALDNTGGQIQSAQSLRLDALSLDNSGGLVTALGGESTQLNLTSFTNSGGLIQSASRQLSLFAQERADNSNGSLLHFGSGGFSVDAGSLLRNSGGQILSAGALSLAGESLDNSGGEIYALGGDGAQLTFDELSNRSGLIQTQGDNLSIAVSSSADNSGGRLLHFGEGAVSLDVGAVLDNRDGQIQAEHDLALSALSLENSRGSVTALSGASTLLNLGLLDNSGGLIQSKSDTFTIATQSAVDNSEGGILYFGADRLSLDVGTALLNSGGKIQSAAGLWLGGDSLDNSGGEIYALGGESSQLSFAQLGNHNGLIQSQSDAFSVSAQDFANNGGRLLHFGQGSLSLAGETLDNEFGLIQSSGIFAISGSSLDNSDGVINALGGETSQLQLDSLVNRGGAIQSRSDTFALSVQSSADNSGGSLLHFGEGLFSLEAGIVLNSDGGQIQSEKALLLSAQSLDNSGGTITTLGGDSARFQLSALRNNGGVIQSQSDELSISAKESIQNIGGTLKQLGAGGLQLSTDGDIDSAGGRLSVSHQAAITAHHLSLAGAQVSADRLQLALSGDLDNSDGLIDTNRLIVESGALNNRGGSLRAVAAEDGSLLLNVSTIDNRGGVIETAALNLSLSLERFDNTGGELRHGGSGELSLTLLDQLTNRGKILSNGAIRIDTQNFLNSDLSVAGTLIAAGNLWIDAGEAVNSGGTVEAGGALAINLQALDNRSGQIQSLGGAEFSLIVDGGLDNSQGGTLASAATDMRVQVSGGLNNAAGSLLHSGSGQLTVDAGGAIDNRAGEITGNGSLLMDGNDEILNGGKGWISASGNLTLDAAGQLDNSGGTVASAGNFSIQAQEVRNVGGTLAGAGQAFNLASRGAIDNRNGGSIETAAQSAGIEAATAIDNRGGRVSHAGDGQLNVIAARVNNSGGGTIGSNGGLRLNTAGNPFNNNGGTLLAVTDLWMNARGLDNRNGYIEQGSGLLNLLLGSGSLLNTDGEIYSDNHLSAQAAAIDGGSGVIQGRNKVTLNADSVALEKLGDVRAEQQIAIDSQGKITQTAGFAFRTDADLTLTAKGQLENAGEISSAGALDIQVQGIDNRAGGVISGSSAKIGGGALVNRGRLSGADSLRLEGTSLANHSGAVIASGGDLTAFITGLIGNDALIFAGANLNLYSDRLINDRADIYALGSIHIARDQSSAKNSRVENISGLIESRNGTIRIDSANIVNRRTHLDITRDESLSALDLIDNPNEVFLFDQALLGWSVPGQSFETNEEWVSFWVDRHIERLNSLPGGDIPQGVVDDVKDSLYPWANFTGIADKDFVWNILKREIEYLEEAVPQKIAESRNALSAQLSNVKPGFQVVDFELGRYDSEGERDYLARIEHTYTGESTYREKVDSAGAAAQLMAGGDLILNGGGITNRYSTISAGGNIQMTGSSLDNIGRELQRKEEITRTVYGYHKGDYKQIEGESTKIHTTVVDSVPALIHAGGNITGTFTGKINNETISGGVAYNSDNQRSPETSTSGKAPRAHSKQSGRESVETGALDTSAPDGSGETVSIDARQGEDGEINGVVGEAVRAAETVDQSGPQNTAEQNLERIAEAGKAALDPLATHGFQLPDGGLFVQNLEAGSPYLIETNPAITDYANFISSDYFLGQLDLDAEALPKRLGDGFYENQILRDSIFQATGQRFLHPSLASDYDQYQWLMDNAVATAEDLDLSVGVALTSEQIALLETDIVWLVESEIQGQTVLVPVIYLADIDNRQLLANGALISAGGDIQLSGSEIHNSGGLKSGGRLALFSEGSIVNKEGDLVAGGDLLARADRDIHNLSGRIQGNSVLLNAGGSIVSETLTRTLEKSSIEGSAGLESTNTAVAGLASISATGGKLVMQAGEDMRLIASRLDAATDAQLVAGGDLVLDTKALEERSAAWTASGHNIRERTQHLTSGIEAGGNLQLASGGDTRLSGAELTAGGDVGLQAGGDITIASVTNSQTTDYRREEKGSGTFDKDKTVTEQDHSEQVVGSNITAKGGQVTVAADGDVVILGSQVNADKDIALSGQDITVAASAYEESHLSAKTESGGFENESLGEASYQLQLAASELNSASGNISLDAAKNITLAAGNLVAGSGDINLTAVDDLLIAAGEVIESTSSWSEDSGYFSGGDFYSSEQQSGATQQTLAQGSQISAGNDINIHAGRAKIIGSDLSAGNDIVAETDIGDLEILAARETTHTTQDEKQVRVSAGDAAQSLADPDDLVKVEDGQLKIKLADAEYHQLDSESTQVSHKGSNLSAGNDIELNAIGDLTIEGSNLAADGDTSGEGDVVLSGENVTIKEAKDSLQTKTSETTGSAEMSVVVQHQAVEVAKAAVALQESADNLKQAKEDYRKYQKDLDNLEDTLDQLEADYANGAPGVTQADIVELKQIIDDAEGDKEWYLAGVAAAAADVTAKTTLLVQQTATAAQSTATYGFNAGVQLDIDASKTDTESHQTSSLASSLSGSNIRIQTGSGNGGETTGNTLIQGSHLQADNQIAIDTGDLDITASQDTASSRTQTEHGHISVQQTVYGATGGPAVNASMDRSQSRDRQTSYNNSTLNADSISLNTTGDAALTGANVHANSQLDVNIAGDLIAESQQNRASGSNTSAGISGGFGTSGGKDSSLASVNGGANSANGRYQSKETVLTSLTAGGEATVDVGGHTQVTGALIATLDEEGNDLGNLELSTGTLDYADLSNTNYQSQQSAGISISVGLNGANPADPAQQNAQDATGNDDLKLNTSNVQYSNNSHYSKDKSLATVGQGNITVRDEDSDKNGDLAGLNRDVTNTEKELFEVDRQEGNIDVTVDHRVLSKQGWEEISQDTAALKEAAAVGADYLESVVVSLPEELAEQTGPLGEGMHDTLIRQGYDPEEAQALLADPDFQQYVVETANQLREDIESADPETLKALVEENGLNLASTDAYAVDANGEFIEHVQTDSVTGQPLAGKVNEGLATANDYLNTLDPNTRDMAMLATSFALGGPVKQVAGVVINEMVNAAAGEQIEQATEAVAEGVTEWAIGERQEDGTQADEAAYDRAVDGSNLGISIATGIGLPGRKINDRESHSSNSSGNPDGDFEGSSNHDGNIGPNPGVQPGAADAEAGDLSIRNDGDSFDLDYHENHVPPGSRNSGHLLERHVGLSDADLIARSNGAGGQRIPLGGSSSFSSRQAAEHYVNQTMRKNETEIKAWLEANPGTKPKAFDSLFNQPTGRHVPANSSTASNVNGVRVVLQADSTSPSGYRIITGHPIGE; encoded by the coding sequence ATGCATCGCATAACTATCTCCACCAAGGATTTTTCCAAGCCCGCCTCCCGCGGCATGCGCGCACTAACACTGCTGCTGTGTCTGCAACTGATCCTGCCCGCCAACCTGCTCGCGGAAGTTGTGGTGGACAAGAGTGCGGAAAAGGAAAAACAGGCGGAAGTGGAGCGGGCGGCCAACGGCGTTGAGATGGTCAATATCACCGCGGCCAACCAGCGCGGTGTCTCCCACAACAAATACGAAAAATTCAATGTCGATGCCAGCGGCCTGATTCTCAACAACGATGCCGGAATCCATCAATCCCAACTGGGCGGCCAGGTCGCCGGCAACAACAACCTCGCGCAAAGCGGCAGTGCGTCGCTGATTCTCAACGAAGTCACCCAGGCCAACCGCTCCAGCCTCAAGGGCCATATCGAAATTTCCGGCCGGGCGGCGGAACTGGTGATTGCCAACCCCTACGGCATCACCTGTGCCGGTTGCGGTTTTATCAATACCCCGCGGGCCACCCTGACCAGCGGCGTGCCGCGACTGCAGGACGGCCAGTTGACCGGCTTCGACATCCGCTCTGGCGAAGTGGCTATGGAAGGTTCCGGCCTGGACGCCAGTGGCCTGAACAACCTGGATATCTGGGCGCGCAGTATCAAACTCAGCGCACCGCTGCTGGCTTCGGACCTCAGTCTGATCGCCGGGGTCAACCGGGTGGCCTACGGCGATCGCCAGGTCTCGCTGCTGTCCTCATCCGGAGAAAAGCCCCAACTGGCGATAGACGCCAGTGCCCTGGGTGCCATCCAGGCGAACCGCATTTTTATGCTGGCCACGGAGCAGGGGGTGGGCGTGCGATCGCGCGCCGACATGAGCAGCGCCGGCGATTTCACCCTGACTGCCGACGGGCGTATTCAATTGAGTTCCGCAGTTGCGGGAGAGGATGCGCGGATACAGAGCTCCGGACAGCTTTCCGTTGACGAGCGGCTGTACGGGGCGCAAGTTTCCATCAGCGCGCAGAAGACCGCCAACAGCGGTATGATCGCCGCCGAATCCAGCCTGTCCATCGAGGGTGCGGAACTGCAAAACAACGGCAGCCTGCTCGCGGGTATCGACCGGCAGGGAGAGGCGGTGGCCGGTGGCGTACTGGAGGTCCGTGTCTCCGATAGCCTGGGCAACAGCGGCCTGGTTGCCGCGGAGAATGTGCAGCTGCACAGCGCCATTATCGAAAATCGCTCCGGAGAAATCCAGGCAGACGAGCTGCTCTCGTTGAGCGGGCAGACTCTGGACAACAGCGGTGGCGAGATCTACGCGCTGGGCGGCGGGCATACCCAGTTGACATTCGATCAGGTCGCCAACCGCAAGGGTGTTATCCAGTCAAACAGCGAGCGTCTTTCTCTTTTTGTAAAGGATTCCCTCGACAACAGCGGCGGTAAACTGCTCCATTTCGGCGAGGGCCTGCTCGCGCTGAATGTCGGCGCTGCGCTGGACAATACCGGCGGGCAGATACAGTCCGCGCAATCCCTCCGCCTTGATGCTCTGAGCCTGGACAACAGCGGCGGCCTTGTCACCGCACTCGGCGGCGAGTCCACGCAACTTAACCTGACCAGCTTCACCAACAGCGGCGGCCTGATTCAATCCGCGAGTCGGCAGCTCTCCCTTTTCGCACAGGAAAGAGCGGACAACAGCAACGGCAGCCTGCTGCATTTCGGCAGCGGTGGATTCTCCGTGGATGCCGGTTCGCTGCTCCGCAACAGCGGCGGGCAAATCCTGTCCGCCGGGGCACTTTCACTCGCTGGCGAGTCGCTGGACAACAGCGGTGGAGAAATCTACGCCCTGGGTGGCGACGGCGCCCAACTGACATTTGATGAACTGAGCAACCGCAGCGGCCTGATCCAGACCCAGGGAGACAACCTCTCCATCGCGGTATCCAGCTCCGCGGACAACAGCGGTGGCCGGCTGCTGCACTTCGGCGAAGGCGCCGTGTCGCTGGATGTGGGCGCGGTCCTGGACAACCGCGACGGACAGATACAGGCGGAACATGATCTCGCACTGAGCGCGCTGAGCCTGGAGAACAGCAGGGGTTCTGTCACCGCGCTGAGCGGCGCATCCACGCTGCTGAACCTTGGGCTGCTGGACAACAGCGGCGGCCTGATCCAGTCGAAGAGCGATACCTTCACGATCGCCACGCAGTCCGCCGTGGACAACAGCGAAGGCGGAATCCTGTATTTCGGCGCGGACCGGCTCTCGCTGGATGTGGGCACAGCGCTGCTCAATAGCGGAGGTAAAATTCAGTCCGCCGCCGGCCTGTGGTTGGGTGGCGATTCCCTGGACAACAGCGGCGGCGAAATTTACGCCCTGGGCGGGGAATCCTCGCAGCTGTCCTTTGCCCAACTGGGCAACCACAACGGCCTGATTCAGTCGCAGAGCGATGCGTTTTCCGTTTCCGCACAGGACTTCGCAAACAACGGCGGCCGCCTGCTGCATTTCGGCCAGGGGTCCCTGTCGCTGGCGGGCGAAACGCTGGATAACGAGTTCGGCCTGATCCAGTCCTCCGGGATTTTTGCGATTTCCGGCAGCTCCCTGGACAACAGTGACGGGGTGATCAATGCGCTCGGCGGCGAAACGTCTCAGCTGCAACTGGACAGCCTGGTCAACCGGGGCGGCGCAATCCAGAGCCGGAGCGATACCTTCGCACTCTCGGTACAGTCCTCCGCGGACAACAGTGGCGGCAGCCTGCTGCATTTCGGTGAGGGCCTGTTTTCCCTGGAAGCGGGCATCGTTCTGAACAGCGATGGTGGGCAGATCCAGTCGGAAAAAGCCCTGCTGCTGTCCGCACAGAGCCTGGACAACAGCGGTGGCACCATTACCACCCTGGGCGGAGACTCCGCCCGATTTCAACTGAGCGCTCTGCGCAACAACGGCGGGGTGATCCAGTCCCAGAGTGACGAACTCTCCATCAGCGCTAAAGAATCCATCCAGAATATCGGCGGAACCCTGAAACAGCTGGGTGCCGGCGGCCTGCAACTGAGCACCGATGGCGATATCGACAGCGCCGGCGGCCGCCTGTCCGTCTCGCACCAGGCGGCAATCACTGCGCACCACCTCTCTCTCGCTGGGGCCCAAGTTTCAGCGGACCGGCTTCAACTGGCGCTGTCCGGCGACCTGGACAACAGCGACGGCCTGATCGACACCAACCGGCTGATCGTCGAATCAGGTGCGCTGAACAACCGCGGCGGCAGCCTGCGCGCGGTGGCGGCGGAAGACGGCAGCCTGCTGCTGAACGTCTCGACAATCGACAACCGCGGCGGCGTGATCGAAACCGCGGCCCTCAATCTGTCCCTTTCCCTGGAGCGATTCGACAATACCGGCGGCGAGCTGCGCCATGGCGGCAGCGGCGAACTGAGCCTGACGCTGCTGGACCAACTGACCAACCGCGGAAAGATTCTCTCCAACGGTGCCATCCGGATCGATACGCAGAATTTCCTCAACAGCGACCTGTCCGTGGCCGGCACCCTGATCGCCGCCGGCAATCTGTGGATCGACGCCGGGGAAGCGGTCAACAGTGGCGGCACTGTGGAAGCGGGCGGCGCGCTGGCGATAAACCTGCAGGCACTCGACAACCGCTCGGGGCAAATCCAGTCCCTGGGCGGTGCGGAGTTTTCGCTAATCGTCGATGGAGGGCTGGACAACAGCCAGGGCGGCACCCTGGCCAGTGCCGCCACCGATATGCGGGTACAGGTGAGCGGCGGACTCAATAACGCCGCGGGTAGCCTGCTGCACTCCGGCAGCGGCCAGTTGACGGTAGATGCCGGCGGTGCAATCGACAACCGCGCAGGAGAAATCACCGGCAACGGCTCGCTGCTGATGGACGGCAACGACGAAATTCTCAACGGTGGAAAGGGGTGGATATCTGCCAGCGGCAACTTGACCCTGGATGCCGCTGGCCAGTTGGACAACAGCGGCGGCACCGTCGCTTCCGCGGGGAATTTTTCCATTCAAGCGCAGGAAGTGCGCAATGTCGGCGGAACCCTGGCCGGCGCCGGCCAAGCCTTCAATCTCGCCAGCCGCGGCGCCATCGACAACCGCAACGGCGGGAGTATCGAGACAGCGGCACAAAGTGCGGGCATCGAAGCCGCCACCGCTATCGACAACCGCGGCGGCCGGGTCAGCCACGCCGGCGACGGCCAACTGAATGTCATTGCCGCTCGGGTTAACAATTCCGGCGGCGGCACCATCGGCTCCAACGGCGGCCTGCGCCTGAATACCGCCGGCAACCCGTTCAACAACAACGGGGGTACACTGCTGGCGGTGACGGACCTGTGGATGAACGCCAGGGGGCTGGACAACCGCAACGGCTATATCGAACAGGGCTCCGGGCTGCTGAACCTGCTGCTGGGCAGCGGCAGCCTGCTGAACACAGATGGTGAAATCTACTCCGACAACCACCTGAGCGCCCAGGCGGCTGCCATCGACGGCGGCAGCGGGGTTATCCAGGGCAGGAACAAGGTCACCCTGAACGCCGACAGCGTCGCCCTGGAAAAACTGGGCGATGTGCGGGCGGAACAACAGATCGCCATCGACAGCCAGGGCAAGATCACCCAGACCGCCGGTTTCGCATTCCGCACCGATGCCGACCTGACGCTTACCGCGAAGGGCCAGTTGGAAAACGCCGGGGAAATATCCAGTGCCGGTGCCCTCGATATTCAGGTCCAGGGTATCGACAACCGCGCCGGCGGGGTTATTTCCGGGAGCAGCGCGAAGATCGGGGGCGGAGCCCTGGTCAACCGCGGGCGTCTCAGCGGCGCCGACTCACTGCGTCTGGAGGGCACATCCCTGGCCAACCACAGCGGCGCGGTGATTGCCTCCGGCGGAGACCTAACCGCCTTTATCACGGGTTTGATCGGTAACGATGCACTGATCTTTGCCGGCGCCAATCTCAATCTCTATTCCGATAGGCTGATCAATGATCGCGCCGATATTTATGCCCTGGGCAGTATCCATATTGCCAGGGACCAGAGTAGCGCCAAGAACAGCCGGGTGGAGAATATCTCCGGGCTGATCGAGAGCCGGAACGGCACTATTCGTATCGATAGTGCCAACATCGTTAACCGCCGCACTCATCTGGATATAACCAGGGATGAGAGCCTGTCCGCTCTCGATCTGATCGACAATCCCAATGAAGTTTTCCTGTTCGATCAGGCACTACTCGGGTGGAGTGTGCCGGGGCAGAGCTTTGAGACCAATGAAGAGTGGGTTTCATTTTGGGTGGACCGCCATATAGAAAGGCTCAACAGCCTGCCCGGAGGCGATATTCCCCAAGGTGTAGTGGATGATGTAAAAGACAGCCTCTATCCATGGGCAAATTTTACCGGAATAGCCGATAAGGATTTTGTCTGGAATATTCTGAAAAGAGAAATTGAATACCTGGAAGAGGCCGTACCACAAAAGATAGCGGAAAGCCGCAATGCGCTCAGTGCACAACTCTCCAATGTCAAGCCGGGTTTCCAGGTTGTCGATTTCGAGCTGGGACGGTACGACAGCGAGGGTGAGCGGGACTACCTGGCCAGAATCGAGCACACCTATACCGGCGAAAGCACCTACAGGGAAAAAGTGGATAGTGCTGGCGCAGCCGCGCAACTGATGGCCGGAGGCGATCTTATCCTTAACGGCGGCGGTATCACCAATCGATACAGCACCATCAGTGCCGGCGGCAATATCCAGATGACGGGCAGCAGCCTGGACAATATCGGCCGGGAGCTGCAGCGAAAGGAAGAAATAACAAGAACCGTCTACGGTTACCATAAAGGTGACTATAAACAGATAGAAGGCGAAAGCACAAAGATTCATACAACGGTCGTTGATTCCGTTCCCGCACTGATCCACGCCGGCGGCAATATCACCGGCACCTTTACCGGAAAAATCAACAACGAAACCATCAGCGGGGGTGTTGCTTATAACAGCGACAATCAGCGCTCCCCAGAAACTTCCACCAGTGGCAAGGCGCCCAGGGCACATTCGAAGCAAAGCGGCAGGGAGAGCGTGGAAACCGGTGCGCTCGACACCAGCGCGCCCGACGGCAGCGGTGAAACCGTCAGTATCGATGCCCGCCAGGGTGAAGACGGCGAGATAAACGGAGTCGTCGGCGAGGCTGTTCGCGCAGCGGAAACCGTCGATCAAAGTGGACCGCAGAACACCGCTGAGCAAAACCTCGAGCGCATCGCCGAAGCCGGCAAGGCGGCCCTGGACCCGCTCGCCACCCACGGTTTCCAACTGCCGGATGGCGGCCTCTTCGTGCAAAACCTGGAAGCCGGCAGCCCCTACCTGATAGAAACCAACCCGGCGATCACCGACTACGCCAACTTTATCAGTTCCGACTACTTCCTCGGCCAACTGGACCTGGACGCCGAAGCCCTGCCCAAACGTCTGGGCGACGGCTTCTATGAAAACCAGATACTGCGCGACAGCATCTTCCAAGCCACCGGCCAGCGCTTTTTGCATCCCAGTCTGGCCAGCGACTACGACCAGTACCAGTGGCTGATGGACAACGCCGTTGCCACAGCGGAAGACCTGGACCTGTCCGTGGGCGTGGCGCTCACCAGCGAACAGATCGCCCTGCTGGAAACCGATATCGTCTGGCTGGTGGAGAGCGAGATACAGGGCCAGACGGTTCTGGTGCCGGTGATCTACCTCGCGGATATCGACAACCGCCAGCTGTTGGCCAACGGCGCCCTAATCAGCGCCGGCGGTGATATCCAGCTTTCCGGCAGCGAAATCCACAACAGCGGCGGCCTCAAAAGCGGCGGCCGACTGGCGCTTTTCTCCGAGGGCTCCATCGTCAACAAGGAAGGCGATCTGGTGGCCGGCGGCGATCTGCTTGCCCGCGCCGACCGGGACATCCACAACCTGAGCGGGCGCATCCAGGGCAACAGCGTATTGCTCAACGCCGGCGGCAGCATCGTCAGTGAGACCCTCACCCGCACCCTGGAAAAGAGCAGCATCGAGGGCAGCGCCGGCCTGGAATCCACCAACACCGCCGTGGCCGGTCTCGCCAGCATCAGCGCCACCGGCGGCAAGCTGGTGATGCAGGCCGGGGAGGACATGCGCCTGATCGCCAGCCGCCTCGACGCCGCCACGGACGCGCAACTGGTCGCCGGCGGCGACCTGGTCCTGGACACCAAAGCGCTGGAAGAACGCAGCGCCGCCTGGACCGCCAGCGGCCACAACATCCGCGAGCGCACCCAACACCTCACCAGCGGCATCGAGGCCGGCGGCAACCTGCAACTGGCCAGCGGCGGCGACACACGCCTGTCCGGCGCCGAACTGACCGCCGGTGGCGATGTCGGCCTGCAGGCCGGTGGCGACATCACCATCGCGTCCGTCACCAACAGCCAGACCACCGACTACCGCCGCGAGGAAAAAGGCTCCGGCACCTTCGACAAGGACAAGACCGTCACCGAACAGGACCACAGCGAACAGGTGGTCGGTTCCAATATCACCGCCAAGGGCGGCCAGGTCACCGTCGCCGCGGACGGCGACGTCGTCATCCTCGGCAGCCAGGTCAACGCGGACAAGGACATCGCCCTCAGCGGCCAGGACATCACCGTCGCCGCCAGCGCCTACGAGGAATCCCACCTCAGCGCCAAAACCGAATCCGGCGGTTTTGAAAACGAAAGCCTGGGCGAAGCCAGCTACCAGCTGCAACTGGCCGCCTCCGAACTCAACAGTGCCTCTGGCAATATCAGCCTTGACGCCGCCAAAAACATCACCCTCGCCGCCGGCAACCTGGTGGCGGGCAGCGGCGACATCAACCTCACCGCCGTGGACGACCTGCTGATCGCCGCCGGCGAAGTCATCGAATCCACCAGTTCCTGGTCCGAAGACTCCGGCTACTTCAGCGGCGGGGACTTCTACTCTTCGGAGCAACAGAGCGGCGCCACCCAGCAAACCCTGGCCCAGGGCAGCCAGATCAGCGCCGGCAACGATATCAACATCCACGCCGGCCGCGCCAAGATCATCGGCTCCGACCTCAGCGCCGGCAACGACATCGTCGCCGAAACCGATATCGGCGACCTCGAAATCCTCGCCGCCCGGGAAACCACCCACACCACCCAGGATGAAAAACAGGTGCGGGTCAGCGCCGGCGACGCCGCGCAGAGCCTCGCCGACCCGGACGACCTGGTCAAAGTCGAGGACGGCCAGCTCAAGATCAAACTGGCCGACGCCGAGTACCACCAGCTCGACAGCGAAAGCACCCAGGTCAGCCACAAAGGCAGCAATCTCAGCGCCGGCAACGACATCGAACTGAACGCCATCGGCGACCTCACCATCGAAGGCTCCAACCTCGCCGCCGATGGGGATACTTCAGGCGAAGGCGACGTCGTCCTCTCCGGCGAAAACGTCACCATCAAGGAAGCCAAAGACAGCCTGCAAACAAAAACCAGCGAAACCACCGGCAGCGCCGAGATGAGCGTGGTGGTACAGCACCAGGCCGTGGAAGTGGCCAAGGCCGCTGTGGCCCTGCAGGAGTCCGCCGACAACCTGAAGCAGGCCAAGGAAGACTACCGCAAATACCAGAAGGACCTGGATAACCTCGAAGACACCCTGGACCAGCTGGAAGCCGACTACGCCAACGGCGCACCGGGCGTCACCCAGGCGGATATCGTCGAACTCAAACAGATCATCGACGACGCCGAAGGCGACAAGGAATGGTACCTGGCCGGCGTCGCCGCCGCGGCCGCGGACGTCACCGCCAAAACCACCCTGTTGGTGCAGCAAACCGCCACCGCCGCCCAGAGCACCGCCACCTACGGCTTCAACGCCGGCGTGCAACTGGATATCGACGCCTCAAAAACCGATACCGAAAGCCACCAGACCAGCTCCCTGGCCAGCAGCCTCAGCGGCAGCAATATCCGCATCCAAACCGGCAGCGGCAATGGAGGGGAAACCACAGGCAACACCCTGATCCAGGGTAGCCACCTGCAGGCCGACAACCAGATCGCCATCGACACCGGCGACCTCGACATCACCGCCAGCCAGGACACCGCCAGCAGCCGGACCCAGACAGAGCACGGCCATATCAGCGTCCAGCAGACCGTCTACGGCGCCACCGGCGGCCCCGCGGTCAACGCCAGCATGGACCGCAGCCAGAGCCGCGACCGCCAGACCAGCTACAACAACAGCACCCTGAACGCCGACAGCATCAGCCTCAACACCACCGGCGACGCCGCACTCACCGGCGCCAACGTGCACGCCAACAGCCAACTGGATGTCAACATCGCCGGCGACCTCATCGCCGAATCCCAGCAGAACCGCGCCAGCGGCAGCAACACCAGCGCCGGCATCAGCGGCGGCTTCGGCACGAGCGGCGGAAAGGACAGCAGCCTCGCCAGTGTCAACGGCGGCGCCAACAGCGCCAACGGCCGCTACCAGAGCAAGGAAACCGTCCTCACCAGCCTCACAGCCGGCGGCGAAGCCACCGTCGACGTCGGCGGCCACACCCAGGTCACCGGCGCCCTGATCGCCACCCTAGACGAAGAAGGCAACGACCTCGGCAACCTCGAACTGAGCACCGGCACCCTCGACTACGCCGACCTCAGCAACACCAATTACCAAAGCCAACAGAGCGCCGGCATCAGCATCAGCGTCGGACTCAACGGCGCCAACCCCGCCGATCCCGCGCAGCAAAACGCACAGGATGCAACCGGCAACGACGACCTCAAACTGAACACCTCCAACGTCCAGTACAGCAACAACAGCCACTACAGCAAGGACAAGAGCCTGGCCACCGTAGGGCAGGGCAATATCACCGTCCGCGACGAGGACAGCGACAAGAACGGCGACCTGGCCGGCCTCAACCGGGACGTAACCAACACGGAAAAGGAACTGTTCGAAGTCGACCGGCAGGAAGGGAATATCGACGTGACCGTCGATCACCGTGTGCTTTCGAAACAGGGTTGGGAAGAGATCTCGCAAGACACAGCGGCTCTTAAAGAGGCTGCCGCAGTTGGAGCGGACTACTTGGAATCGGTGGTTGTCTCCTTGCCGGAAGAACTGGCCGAGCAGACAGGCCCTCTTGGCGAAGGCATGCACGACACCTTGATCCGCCAGGGATACGACCCGGAAGAAGCACAAGCCCTCCTGGCCGACCCGGACTTCCAGCAGTATGTAGTGGAAACGGCCAATCAACTGAGAGAGGATATCGAGTCAGCCGATCCGGAAACGCTAAAGGCTCTGGTCGAAGAAAATGGGTTAAACCTTGCCTCTACAGACGCCTACGCAGTGGATGCCAACGGGGAATTTATCGAGCATGTCCAGACAGACTCTGTCACAGGCCAGCCACTGGCGGGCAAAGTGAACGAGGGTCTGGCGACTGCCAACGACTACCTTAACACCCTCGACCCGAATACTAGGGATATGGCCATGCTGGCCACCAGCTTCGCACTGGGTGGCCCGGTCAAGCAGGTGGCTGGTGTCGTAATCAATGAAATGGTGAACGCCGCGGCCGGGGAGCAGATCGAACAGGCTACCGAAGCCGTTGCCGAGGGCGTAACCGAGTGGGCCATTGGAGAGCGTCAAGAAGACGGCACACAGGCAGATGAGGCAGCTTATGATCGTGCTGTTGACGGTAGCAATCTGGGCATATCCATTGCTACGGGGATTGGGTTGCCTGGAAGAAAAATCAATGACAGAGAATCCCATAGCAGCAATTCTAGCGGTAATCCTGATGGTGATTTCGAAGGGAGTAGTAACCACGACGGGAATATAGGACCAAATCCGGGAGTACAGCCTGGAGCAGCGGATGCGGAAGCCGGTGACCTATCAATTAGAAACGATGGTGACAGTTTTGACTTGGATTATCATGAGAACCATGTTCCTCCTGGCAGTAGAAATAGTGGACATTTATTGGAAAGGCACGTTGGTCTATCAGATGCCGACTTGATTGCCAGATCAAACGGTGCAGGCGGTCAACGTATACCATTAGGTGGCTCTTCATCTTTTTCCAGCAGGCAAGCTGCTGAACATTATGTAAATCAAACTATGAGGAAGAACGAAACGGAAATTAAAGCTTGGTTGGAAGCCAACCCAGGAACTAAACCGAAAGCGTTCGATTCCCTTTTTAACCAGCCAACAGGTCGACATGTACCTGCAAATAGCTCTACAGCGTCTAATGTGAATGGTGTTAGAGTGGTTTTGCAAGCAGATTCAACAAGTCCATCTGGCTATCGCATCATTACGGGGCATCCAATTGGTGAATAA